The following are encoded in a window of Dysidea avara chromosome 4, odDysAvar1.4, whole genome shotgun sequence genomic DNA:
- the LOC136252472 gene encoding squamous cell carcinoma antigen recognized by T-cells 3-like, with protein MASPVKDSPQDDETSNENDSDMEDEDIAKVETRITTLQAQLEEDAYQYDAHVECIQLLRQLGDLERVRRAREEMSRVFPLSQEHWLSWLQDEIPLASVEEACLNLRKLFDRAVDDYLSIQVWVLYCQFAVDKMEVFEEGVEFVRGVFERAVTACGQHVTKGSVIWDAYREFEAAVLTSLQELQEPESIDTVLQEQIMTQHSKVNSLYRRQLAIPLIGMEDTFKEYQEWSDEVVMETNLPQYSTALHMLNKLIPCETSLQQTNQASVELYHSYLAVVKGDKLLDNPTRITSLYQRAVADNCLHDNLWLEYANYVVSLKVDHVSCSVFKQAVRNCPWSCDLWIGYCRALERSHASHQEITATFDQSLEGLITESGDCLKIWVAFCDYMRRRASSASAHSPSHPSTSSTTSDNVSQVEELRLIFVRAREYMKKNFPKGSGDPKSTLLRYQARLEASCYDNIAEARSLWQEVMKSHGRHANYWQEYANMERAYGDTAECRKVLLQAINSVSDDIELMYDSLLQLEQDKGTLANYETAVERIEAQKKRLRERNKDKESDKGKKPHKSQDQKPQRDQKSQHKQQKSQQHHKDSRHPDNQKRKRPINTHVFFEGDEEDVPSVKKPKKSSSDTPTSSHTPPPPSSDQREDDKSVPVASNTKPEPANDAAGEERGGAGERGNAEHTAFVSNLPFNITMEDLREKFKHCGDIADIRLAQKFIRGRACKFGYVEFESKDAARMALRLDRSELCGRAIFVSPCKKGVDSGSHDQPKPPQERDDKATVFVSKLPAHVTKETMEELFSQCGVVKEVRLVMRSTGRCKGIGYVQYNNEGEAHKAVEQLNNHVLANRAISVAMSNPPSRGRPGNRPPVHQQGKSPVEIAMETSQPPQEADTAMDIRTRKSRSAISLVPRSVAKKPDKTANEKTDVKEEEPPKAMSNDDFRKLLGK; from the exons ATGGCTTCTCCAGTGAAGGACTCGCCTCAGGATGACGAAACGAGCAATGAAAACGATTCCGACATGGAGGATGAAGATATCGCGAAAGTTGAGACCAGGATTACGACACTACAAGCTCAG CTAGAGGAAGACGCTTACCAATATGATGCTCACGTGGAGTGTATCCAGTTGTTGCGTCAACTGGGGGACCTTGAGAGGGTTCGTAGAGCAAGAGAAGAAATGAGTAGGGTATTCCCCCTCAGTCAAG AGCACTGGTTGTCATGGCTACAAGATGAGATCCCATTGGCTAGTGTGGAGGAGGCATGTCTCAACCTGAGAAAACTGTTTGATAGAGCAGTGGATGATTACCTGT CCATACAGGTGTGGGTGCTGTATTGTCAGTTTGCTGTTGACAAGATGGAGGTTTTTGAAGAGGGAGTAGAGTTTGTAAGGGGTGTGTTTGAACGTGCAGTCACTGCATGTGGACAACATGTTACCAAG GGGAGTGTTATTTGGGATGCATATCGTGAGTTTGAGGCTGCTGTGTTGACGTCACTACAA GAACTACAAGAACCAGAAAGCATCGATACTGTGTTACAAGAACAAAT TATGACTCAGCACAGTAAAGTGAACAGTTTGTATCGACGACAACTAGCCATACCTCTGATAG GTATGGAGGATACATTCAAGGAGTATCAGGAGTGGAGTGATGAGGTTGTCATGGAGACCAACCTACCACAATACTCTACTGCATTACACATGTTAAATAAGTTGATACCTTGTGAAACCAGTTTG CAACAGACCAATCAAGCTAGTGTGGAGTTATACCATTCGTATCTGGCTGTTGTCAAGGGTGACAAATTGTTAGACAATCCAACACGCATCACCAGTTTGTACCAGCGAGCTGTTGCCGACAATTGTCTCCATGACAACCTGTGGTTGGAGTATGCTAATTATGTA GTTTCACTGAAAGTGGATCATGTGAGCTGTAGTGTATTCAAGCAGGCAGTACGTAACTGTCCTTGGTCATGTGATCTCTGGATTGGTTACTGTAGAGCATTAGAGAGAAGCCATGCTAGTCATCAAGAAATCACTG CAACATTTGACCAATCACTGGAGGGTTTGATCACTGAGTCAGGTGACTGTCTGAAGATATGGGTTGCCTTCTGTGACTACATGAGACGACGAGCTAGTTCTGCATCAGCTCACAGCCCTTCCCACCCCAGCACTAGCAGCACTACTAGTGATAATGTATCACAAGTTGAGGAGTTACGACTAATATTTGTTAGAGCCAGAGAATACATGAAAAAAA ATTTCCCTAAGGGATCAGGTGATCCAAAAAGTACACTACTACGGTATCAAGCAAGACTTGAGGCTAGTTGCTATGACAACATAGCTGAAGCCAGGTCACTATGGCAGGAGGTGATGAAATCACATGGTCGCCATGCCAACTACTGGCAGGAGTATGCTAACATGGAACg GGCATACGGTGACACAGCGGAGTGTCGTAAAGTGTTgctacaagccattaattcagtcAGTGATGATATCGAGTTAATGTACGACTCGTTGTTGCAGCTGGAGCAGGACAAAG GCACACTGGCTAATTATGAAACAGCTGTTGAGAGGATTGAAGCTCAGAAGAAGAGGCTAAGGGAACGGAACAAGGATAAG GAGAGTGACAAAGGCAAGAAGCCACACAAGTCTCAGGATCAAAAGCCACAAAGAGACCAAAAATCGCAGCACAAACAACAAAAGTCACAACAACACCACAAGGATTCTCGACATCCTGATAACCAAAAAAGAAAACGACCAATCAATACTCATGTCTTCTTTGAG GGAGATGAGGAGGATGTTCCCAGTGTTAAGAAGCCAAAGAAGTCATCCTCAGACACACCCACTAGTAGTCACACTCCTCCCCCTCCCAGTAGTGACCAAAGGGAGGATGATAAGAGTGTTCCTGTGGCCAGTAACACTAAACCAGAACCAGCCAATGACGCTGCAGGAGAAGAGAGGGGTGGAGCTGGTGAGAGGGGCAATGCAGAGCACACTGCTTTTGTCAGTAATCTTCCATTTAACATCACTATGGAGGATCTGAGAGAAAAGTTTAAACAT TGTGGTGATATTGCTGATATACGActggcacaaaaattcattcGTGGACGGGCCTGCAAGTTTGGTTATGTAGAATTTGAGTCAAAG GATGCAGCCAGAATGGCATTGAGGCTGGATAGATCTGAGTTGTGTGGGCGTGCCATCTTTGTGTCACCATGTAAGAAGGGTGTGGActctggatcacatgatcagccTAAACCACCACAAGAG AGAGATGATAAGGCCACAGTATTTGTCAGTAAACTGCCAGCACATGTTACCAAGGAAACCATGGAAGAATTGTTCTCTCAG TGTGGCGTTGTCAAGGAGGTGCGGCTTGTAATGAGGAGTACTGGCAGATGTAAAGGCATTGGTTATGTCCAGTATAACAATGAG GGTGAAGCCCACAAGGCAGTGGAACAACTCAACAATCATGTTCTAGCCAATCGTGCCATCTCTGTGGCCATGTCCAACCCTCCTAGTAGGGGTCGTCCTGGAAACAGACCACCTGTACACCAACAGGGAAAATCCCCAGTGGAAATAGCCATGGAAACCTCACAACCACCACAAGAAGCTGACACAGCAATGGACATCAG AACACGTAAAAGTCGTTCAGCAATATCACTGGTCCCTCGATCAGTTGCTAAGAAACCAGACAAGACAGCCAATGAGAAAACAGATGTCAAAGAGGAAGAACCCCCCAAGGCTATGTCAAATGATGACTTCAGGAAACTACTAGGAAAGTGA
- the LOC136252476 gene encoding WD repeat-containing protein 82-like, protein MKLTADVINSMRVAKVFRENKDKITCVDFAVNGETMIASSNDDSVTVYCCMEGKPKRQVNSKKYGCDIVRCTHASNAILCSSNKIDDTIRYLSLHDNKYLRYFPGHTKRVVALQMSPVNDTFLTGSMDKTVRLWDLKSPNCQGIMHLAGKPVASFDPEGLIFSVGVESKMVKLYDLRSFDKGPFATFHVRQDFAECEWSNIKFSPDGKLILISTNISQIRILDSFQGNEIATLSGHLNNQGIPLEASFTPDSQFVLSGSQDGTVHIWEAESGHKLCVLEGGHPGPTRCVQFNPKYLNMVSTCTNLAMWLPGSEDGV, encoded by the exons ATGAAGTTAACTGCAGATGTGATTAACTCGATGCGCGTCGCGAAGGTATTTCGCGAGAACAAGGACAAGATAACCTGTGTGGACTTTGCGGTGAATGGTGAGACGATGATAGCGAGTAGCAATGATGACTCCGTCACCGTGTACTGCTGTATGGAGGGAAA ACCCAAGCGACAAGTAAACAGTAAGAAATATGGTTGTGATATTGTGAGGTGTACTCACGCGAGTAATGCTATTCTGTGTTCATCAAATAAGATTGATG ATACGATCAGGTATCTATCACTACATGACAACAAATACCTCAGGTACTTTCCCGGACATACTAAAAG GGTTGTAGCCCTGCAGATGTCACCAGTCAATGATACATTCCTCACGGGGTCAATGGATAAAACTGTTCGATTGTGGGATCTGAAGTCTCCTAACTGTCAG GGCATAATGCACCTAGCTGGTAAGCCCGTGGCATCATTTGACCCTGAGGGGTTGATATTCTCAGTTGGTGTGGAGTCCAAGATGGTGAAGCTATATGACCTGAGGTCTTTTGATAAG GGACCATTTGCTACATTTCATGTACGACAAGACTTTGCTGAGTGTGAGTGGTCCAACATCAAGTTCAGCCCGGACGGCAAGTTGATATTAATCAGTACCAACATCTCTCAGATCAGAATATTGGATTCCTTTCAAGGAAATGAGATAGCAACACTATCA GGTCACCTCAACAATCAGGGGATACCCCTGGAAGCATCATTTACACCAGACTCACAATTTGTATTATCAG GATCACAAGACGGTACGGTACACATATGGGAGGCAGAGAGTGGTCACAAGTTATGTGTACTGGAGGGAGGTCACCCCGGCCCTACCAGATGTGTCCAGTTCAACCCCAAGTATTTGAACATGGTTAGCACCTGCACTAACCTG GCTATGTGGCTGCCTGGTTCAGAAGATGGAGTATAA